In Nonomuraea sp. NBC_00507, the following are encoded in one genomic region:
- a CDS encoding ClpX C4-type zinc finger protein: MPDWEDKIRCSFCHKKSADVEKVIAGPGVHICDQCIQLCNDILAEERLVSSTEPRLPMWESMTEEQILEHLPKIAAVQAQVDDNLRDWVAHLRGRDVSWERIGASLGMTRQSAWERFRSEK, encoded by the coding sequence ATGCCTGACTGGGAAGACAAGATCCGCTGCTCCTTCTGCCACAAGAAGAGTGCGGACGTTGAGAAGGTCATTGCCGGTCCTGGAGTGCATATTTGTGACCAGTGCATCCAATTGTGCAATGACATCCTCGCGGAGGAACGACTCGTCTCCTCCACCGAGCCCCGGCTCCCCATGTGGGAGTCGATGACCGAAGAGCAAATACTCGAGCACCTTCCGAAAATCGCCGCCGTGCAGGCCCAGGTCGACGACAATCTGCGCGACTGGGTGGCGCACCTGCGCGGCAGGGACGTCAGCTGGGAGCGCATCGGGGCCTCGCTCGGCATGACCCGTCAATCGGCGTGGGAACGCTTCAGAAGCGAGAAATAG